In Legionella cincinnatiensis, the DNA window TAAAGAAAGCTCCACTTCTCTTTGGTATACTCGATGATATTCCAGTTAGTGAAAAAGAGCTTAGCTAACCTATATCACTTAATAAGAAGCCTCTATATGTCTGCATCTCAACCTCCATGCCTTAAAATAATGTGGCTATTTCTTGCATAATTGGTAGGGGACGCCATTATGGTTCAGGGAATATGCTTAACTCTTAGGGAAAGGCTGGATTTGAACGAGATTGCACGAAAATGATTCTGGGGAAAGGGAGCATACATCAGTATATGAGGCTTTCGAAGGATCATCTTCGCGCAAGATTTGCCAAATGCAACCTTTCAGTGCATCAGGCATGAACGCTTACTATTTCACATTGAGATTCACTTTATTAATTACTCATTGCATTATCATTTTAATCGTCTGATTTTTTTCGGAATATTCTCAAAATAAGGCCGATAATAATTAAGGCAAGAAACAAAATTAGCACGTATAAAACCACATGTGAAGTAACCTGAGTTACCTTTTTCATGGTTGCTTCAGATTCTGTTTGGCTTTGAATGTCTTCGGGTGACAAACTAGTAAAGCTTCCATTTTGAAATGATACTGCAAGATCCCCTGAAAGTGATTCTCGTTTAAACCCATTATCCAAAAGACGCACGGCAAAATTCAGATCCGCGGGGGAATAACCATAAAGGATCATCTGATGTATGTTTGAATCTGCTTCCTCTCCCCAAATCCTTGCAAAACCTATTCCCTGACTTTTTAAAAATGCATTTTCAAAAACAGATTTATCTATATCAGTAAGCACTGGATCTTTAGTATTTTTCAAAGAAACCAGGAAGTTCTTGAACAGTTTTTTCAGATGCTCAATAAATAATGAATGACTCTTTGCGGTTGTAAAAAACAGAGTATTGTAAGAAGCGATCTTTGATTTTTCAAATTTGGAGTGATTTAGCAGTGCAAGGGAAGTATTATTTTTCAAATTGGATGAAAAATTTATTAAGTTATTGACCAATTTTTCATTGTTATAGGCTTCTTCTTCAGAGGGCAGTGATACAAATACATTTCCCGTCATCAAAGAGGGCCAATCTTTGAGTTGCGGCTTATCTAATATATCTTCATCCTCACTGCTGAATTCTAAATTGCTGTTCTGATAAATAATTCCCCAAGCTTGATCCAGATAATCTTTAGAACACCATGAACTGGCTAAAGACAAAACAAAGTTAATTGTTAAGTTATTTTTTCCTACAACTAAATTATTGGCCGGAAGTGGAAGTTTCAGAGTTTTAATGTCTTCCGAATCTGGAACCAACTCTACTCCACCAATAGGTACTCCATTTAAGTTAACACTCAGACTAGACAATTTTATTTTTTCAAGAAATGGACTATGGCTATATACAAGATTTAATGAGTTATTTTTTCCAAAAAACTGGGCTGGAAGATTAAATTGGTAAGATAATGCATTTTGCCCTACTCCAAAAACCATATTATCCTTATAACCTAAATCTTGAAAAGTAATTGCAGATCGATTTTCAAAATTCTCAGGGAGATCTATTTTATTCTTAACCAAAAAAAATGATGGTTCATTTACCATCTTTTGCATCAAACCAGAACGGAGTGTACGGATGGTGTTATTTAAGCCCTCTGTAGAATTTGAAGAAATAACTAATAGTGGTTGTTGTTGATATTGAGTTAACCAGATAAAACCACTATTTTCTGGCAACACACTTCCATCTAAATTCACCCATTGTTGATTTTTTAATCGTAATAAACTAGGTTGTCCAATAGTCGTAAAATTCACATTATCGGCTGTAGCAGCAAGTACGGCAGGATGTGTAAGTGTTTTTTGCCCCAGCTCGTTTATATGTATTAAATCAAAGCTCACTCCACGCCAACTCGCTTTTTGGGCAAGGATATTTGCAAAATCAAAATAAGGAAAGAATGACGTATCAGTCAAGTGATTTGGCAATACCAGAGTAACTACATCTTGGTATGGAGCATCTAGGTGGATAAAAGGTTGGGGGAAATTGAGTAGCGCAGGCTGCCAATCTGATTTCATATAATGATAGACAATGTCTGAGTTTCCCGAAATTGCAACCCAGTTTCCTTTATTTTCAGTATCTTGACAGATTTTATCACCTATTTTAAACCATCCATTCAAATTAATTGTAGTTACTTTAGGCGAAATATATTCTTTAGGTATAGTTACATTCCAGTGAATCGGTTGCTGTTTATCTTTAGTGAGAAATATAGAATCAATGGGAACATCACCCACACTCATAGTTAAAGTTGAGGTATTTTCAAGTAAAGGAGAGTATTGTAGTATTAAATTTAAATCAAGGTTGTTCACTTGCCAGCTTTTAGGAATAGGTATATAAAAATTAAAAGATGGCCTGTTACCCTGCATCACTACTGTTTCAACTTTTATAAGCTTATTGAGTTTAAAGTTTCTTGTGTTACTTGTAGCTACAGGAGAAGTTGGATTTTCAGCTGATATAGCATTATGTAATGCTAATAGCCATGAAAGCAAAAAAAAGCTAATTGTATATAAAATCGTCTTAGAACCAATCAAGCTGAAAAAATGACGAGCATTACTATCCCTATTTCGTTTTCGCATATTTCTAATGTTCATTGTTATTTCCTATAATTTGATACTGTATCAGAAGATCTTCTGCTTTTGAATCTCATCAAAATTTGTAACTCTATAAATTTAAATTAATTATATTGTATCTGTGTTAATATAAGAGCAAAAGCCTAGCTCGCAGAGGGGCTACTCTATGACGGATCTCATTTCGAAATTGTTTATCTGGTATATCTTCCAGGCCAATAGAAACTATTCCTTCATCAATACTGATTAGCAAACAATGGTGGTCAAGTAACCAATAATAGTTTTCTGTAGGGATCGCTGCTAATTGGTTCTGATGCAGTACTGGCAAATTCTTCTTTCGCACAAGTTGCATGTTGTATTGCAAGGCAAGAACTGACAAAAGTGTTTCTTCATCAATATCTTTATTTTTAATAAGAATTTTCCCAATTTTTTCACCTGTTTCTTTCTGTTGCTTTAACGCATGAACTAAGCGTTCAGTTTTTATTTGATGTTTTTCTATCAATAAATCTCCCACATGAAGCTCATACTGAGCGAGTAAATCTGGTCCTGGGAAAAAATTATCTGTTTTATCCCATTTGGGTACGACTTTAGGTTTGTGCTTAATAAAAAACTGACTATAAGCTCTTATAAGAACATGCGCATAAAGAATATTGGAATAAATGGTACGAAATGGGCAAGTTAGCGCTGGTAGCAATCCATAAACTCGATAAACTCCAATTACGCGCTGCAAAATTCGGTCAATCATAAAAAAAGTATCTGCCACAATCAAATACCATACCCAAGGATTCAAATGCAACATCATTTCCAGAGTCAAATAACCGGGAACAAAAAGGGAGTAAATATAGAAAATAAACCAGAAAATAAATAATACATATCCACACATGTTAA includes these proteins:
- a CDS encoding cellulose biosynthesis cyclic di-GMP-binding regulatory protein BcsB; its protein translation is MNIRNMRKRNRDSNARHFFSLIGSKTILYTISFFLLSWLLALHNAISAENPTSPVATSNTRNFKLNKLIKVETVVMQGNRPSFNFYIPIPKSWQVNNLDLNLILQYSPLLENTSTLTMSVGDVPIDSIFLTKDKQQPIHWNVTIPKEYISPKVTTINLNGWFKIGDKICQDTENKGNWVAISGNSDIVYHYMKSDWQPALLNFPQPFIHLDAPYQDVVTLVLPNHLTDTSFFPYFDFANILAQKASWRGVSFDLIHINELGQKTLTHPAVLAATADNVNFTTIGQPSLLRLKNQQWVNLDGSVLPENSGFIWLTQYQQQPLLVISSNSTEGLNNTIRTLRSGLMQKMVNEPSFFLVKNKIDLPENFENRSAITFQDLGYKDNMVFGVGQNALSYQFNLPAQFFGKNNSLNLVYSHSPFLEKIKLSSLSVNLNGVPIGGVELVPDSEDIKTLKLPLPANNLVVGKNNLTINFVLSLASSWCSKDYLDQAWGIIYQNSNLEFSSEDEDILDKPQLKDWPSLMTGNVFVSLPSEEEAYNNEKLVNNLINFSSNLKNNTSLALLNHSKFEKSKIASYNTLFFTTAKSHSLFIEHLKKLFKNFLVSLKNTKDPVLTDIDKSVFENAFLKSQGIGFARIWGEEADSNIHQMILYGYSPADLNFAVRLLDNGFKRESLSGDLAVSFQNGSFTSLSPEDIQSQTESEATMKKVTQVTSHVVLYVLILFLALIIIGLILRIFRKKSDD